In the genome of Gloeotrichia echinulata CP02, one region contains:
- a CDS encoding ABC transporter substrate-binding protein, producing the protein MTWFSLSVRQWGRITQFCSLFCLCLFLVFSCARSPQTSTPSPTVNTPAGDGRITIGTTAKPRTLDPADAYELASLGLVFNLSDRLYTYEPGSTEIKPQLATALPKVSQDGLTYTIPLRQGVVFHDDTPFNAEAMAFSIKRFIENKGKPSFLLSDTVDSVKATGEYELTIKLKKPFAAFSSLLAFSGVCPVSPKAYELGAGKFKPETFVGTGAYKLAQYGTDSLRFDVFDKYWGEKPANKGINVQIQTSPVNLFNAFRTGAVDVAYLSLLPDQIKSLEESAKKGDWQAITAQGSVVSYLVLNRNQTPLDKPEVRSAIASIIDRPLLNARVLFGQADPLYSMIPTTFNVSQPLFKDKYGDGNVEQAKQLLTKAGFSKEKPAKVQIWYPSGSPTRSLAAQTLKSLADQKLDGILQFEVSTVESASFFKDIGKGLYPAALLDWYPDFLDPDNYVQPFLACQKGSVAKGCEEGGSQSQGSFYYNEAINKLIDQQRKEQNPQARKKIFVEIQTQVATDVPYVPLWQNKDFVFAQKGVSNVQLDPTQNLVYKPIKK; encoded by the coding sequence ATGACTTGGTTTTCTTTATCGGTTAGGCAATGGGGTCGAATTACACAATTCTGCTCTTTATTCTGTCTATGTTTATTTTTAGTTTTCAGTTGTGCGCGAAGCCCACAGACAAGTACGCCATCTCCTACTGTGAATACTCCTGCGGGTGATGGTCGCATTACTATCGGGACGACGGCGAAACCCAGAACCCTAGACCCTGCGGATGCTTATGAGTTGGCGTCTTTGGGTTTGGTGTTTAATTTGAGCGATCGCCTCTACACCTACGAACCTGGAAGTACCGAAATTAAGCCCCAATTGGCGACTGCTTTACCTAAGGTCAGTCAGGATGGTTTAACTTATACTATCCCCCTCCGCCAGGGTGTGGTTTTTCATGATGATACTCCCTTCAACGCTGAAGCGATGGCGTTTAGTATCAAGCGCTTTATCGAAAATAAGGGTAAACCCTCCTTTTTACTTAGCGATACAGTAGACTCCGTAAAAGCCACGGGCGAATATGAGTTAACCATTAAGCTGAAAAAGCCTTTTGCGGCGTTTTCCTCATTGTTGGCATTTTCGGGAGTGTGTCCGGTATCACCCAAAGCCTATGAATTGGGAGCGGGGAAATTTAAGCCAGAAACATTTGTGGGAACTGGCGCCTACAAGTTAGCGCAGTATGGTACAGATTCGCTGCGATTTGACGTGTTTGACAAATATTGGGGAGAAAAACCCGCAAATAAGGGAATTAACGTCCAAATACAAACCAGTCCGGTGAATTTATTTAACGCTTTCCGCACGGGTGCTGTGGATGTAGCTTACCTGTCTTTGCTACCAGACCAAATTAAAAGCTTGGAGGAAAGCGCGAAAAAAGGGGATTGGCAAGCGATTACCGCTCAGGGTAGTGTAGTAAGTTATCTGGTATTGAACCGAAATCAAACGCCTTTGGATAAACCAGAAGTCAGAAGTGCGATCGCCTCCATAATTGACCGTCCATTATTAAATGCACGAGTTTTATTTGGTCAAGCTGATCCGCTGTACAGCATGATTCCCACAACATTTAATGTTTCCCAGCCATTATTTAAAGATAAATACGGTGATGGTAACGTTGAACAGGCTAAACAATTGTTAACTAAAGCTGGTTTTTCTAAAGAAAAGCCCGCCAAAGTCCAAATTTGGTATCCTTCTGGTTCGCCTACTCGCAGTTTAGCAGCGCAGACACTTAAATCTCTAGCCGATCAAAAGCTAGATGGTATCCTACAATTTGAAGTCAGCACTGTCGAAAGCGCTAGCTTCTTTAAAGATATCGGCAAAGGTTTATATCCAGCAGCTTTACTTGATTGGTATCCAGACTTTTTAGACCCAGATAATTATGTACAGCCATTTTTGGCTTGTCAAAAAGGGTCAGTTGCTAAGGGCTGTGAAGAAGGTGGTAGCCAAAGTCAAGGTTCGTTTTACTATAACGAAGCTATCAATAAACTAATTGATCAGCAACGCAAAGAACAAAACCCCCAAGCCCGTAAGAAAATATTTGTCGAAATTCAAACACAAGTGGCGACTGATGTACCTTATGTTCCTCTATGGCAAAATAAGGACTTTGTATTTGCTCAAAAAGGTGTGAGTAACGTCCAACTTGATCCTACACAAAATTTGGTTTACAAGCCGATTAAAAAGTAA
- a CDS encoding photosystem II reaction center protein T produces the protein MESVAYILILTLGIGVLFFAIAFREPPRIETKKDK, from the coding sequence ATGGAAAGCGTTGCCTACATTTTGATTTTGACCCTAGGAATCGGGGTACTGTTTTTTGCGATCGCATTTCGTGAACCTCCCCGCATTGAGACGAAGAAAGACAAATAG
- the psbB gene encoding photosystem II chlorophyll-binding protein CP47 — translation MGLPWYRVHTVVLNDPGRLISVHLMHTALVAGWAGSMALYELAIYDPSDPVLNPMWRQGMFVLPFMSRLGVTQSWGGWSVTGGPATDPGFWSFEGVAAAHIVLSGLLFLAAVWHWVYWDLELFRDPRTGEPALDLPKMFGIHLFLSGLLCFGFGAFHLTGLFGPGMWISDPYGVTGSIQPVAPEWGPDGFNPFNPGGIVAHHIAAGIVGIIAGLFHLTVRPPERLYKALRMGNIETVLSSSIAAVFFAAFVVAGTMWYGNATTPIELFGPTRYQWDQGYFHQEIDRRVQTSLANGATLSEAWSQIPEKLAFYDYVGNSPAKGGLFRTGPMVKGDGIAQSWQGHAVFKDSEGRELSVRRLPNFFETFPVILTDKDGVIRADIPFRRAESKYSFEQSGVTVSFYGGDLNGQTFTNPAEVKKYARKAQGGEIFEFDRETLNSDGVFRTSPRGWFTFGHAVFALLFFFGHIWHGARTIYRDVFAGVEADLEEQVEWGLFQKVGDKSTRRKEA, via the coding sequence ATGGGACTACCCTGGTACCGAGTACATACAGTCGTTCTGAATGATCCAGGGCGGCTTATTTCTGTACACTTGATGCACACCGCCCTAGTAGCAGGCTGGGCTGGTTCGATGGCATTGTACGAACTAGCCATTTATGACCCCAGTGATCCGGTTCTCAACCCGATGTGGCGTCAAGGAATGTTCGTGCTACCCTTCATGTCACGCTTAGGAGTCACTCAATCTTGGGGTGGTTGGAGCGTTACAGGCGGACCTGCAACCGATCCTGGATTCTGGTCATTTGAAGGTGTTGCGGCTGCTCACATTGTGCTTTCTGGTCTGTTGTTCTTAGCTGCGGTTTGGCACTGGGTTTACTGGGATTTGGAACTCTTTAGAGATCCTCGCACTGGTGAACCTGCTCTAGACTTGCCAAAGATGTTTGGCATTCACCTATTTTTATCCGGTTTACTCTGTTTTGGCTTCGGTGCTTTTCACCTCACCGGACTATTTGGTCCGGGAATGTGGATTTCTGATCCCTACGGAGTCACTGGTAGCATCCAGCCAGTAGCACCAGAATGGGGTCCAGATGGCTTTAACCCCTTTAATCCTGGTGGTATTGTCGCTCACCACATTGCTGCTGGTATCGTCGGCATTATCGCAGGCTTATTCCACCTGACAGTCAGACCCCCCGAACGGCTCTACAAAGCCCTACGGATGGGGAACATTGAAACCGTACTCTCTAGCAGTATTGCAGCGGTATTCTTCGCGGCTTTCGTGGTAGCTGGAACGATGTGGTACGGTAACGCCACCACCCCAATTGAACTGTTTGGCCCTACCCGTTATCAATGGGATCAAGGCTACTTCCACCAAGAAATTGACCGCCGCGTGCAAACTAGCCTAGCTAATGGCGCAACTCTTTCGGAAGCTTGGTCACAGATTCCTGAGAAACTCGCTTTCTACGATTACGTTGGTAATAGCCCCGCTAAAGGTGGTTTATTCCGCACAGGCCCAATGGTCAAAGGTGATGGTATTGCCCAATCTTGGCAAGGTCACGCCGTATTCAAGGATTCTGAAGGAAGGGAGTTGTCGGTTCGTCGTCTACCCAACTTCTTTGAAACCTTCCCAGTCATCCTGACCGACAAAGATGGAGTGATCCGCGCTGACATTCCTTTCCGTCGGGCAGAATCTAAGTATAGCTTTGAACAATCTGGCGTTACTGTCAGCTTCTATGGTGGCGATTTGAATGGTCAAACCTTTACAAATCCTGCCGAAGTTAAGAAGTATGCCCGTAAGGCTCAAGGCGGTGAAATATTTGAATTTGACCGGGAAACCTTGAATTCTGATGGTGTATTCCGCACCTCTCCCAGAGGTTGGTTTACCTTTGGACACGCTGTATTTGCACTGCTGTTCTTCTTTGGTCACATTTGGCACGGCGCTCGGACAATCTACCGAGACGTATTCGCCGGTGTAGAAGCAGATCTAGAAGAGCAAGTGGAATGGGGTCTGTTCCAGAAAGTGGGTGATAAGTCAACCCGCCGTAAGGAAGCTTAA
- a CDS encoding 30S ribosomal protein S1, whose amino-acid sequence MVNQNLTATEIGFTHEDFAALLDKYDYHFSPGDVVPGTVFSIEPRGALIDIGAKTAAYIPIQEMSINRVDAPEEVLQSNETREFFILTDENEDGQLTLSIRRIEYMRAWERVRQLQAEDATVRSGVFATNRGGALVRIEGLRGFIPGSHISTRKPKEELVGEELPLKFLEVDEERNRLVLSHRRALVERKMNRLEVGEVVIGTVRGIKPYGAFIDIGGVSGLLHISEISHEHIDTPHSVFNVNDEVKVMIIDLDAERGRISLSTKQLEPEPGDMIKNRDLVYDKAEEMAAKYREQLLAKQQGITAAPVEAIAEEDIPSATEEDIPSATEEDIPSAIEEDIPVAIEE is encoded by the coding sequence ATGGTCAATCAGAATTTAACCGCTACAGAAATTGGATTTACTCACGAAGATTTCGCTGCTCTACTTGATAAGTACGATTATCACTTCAGCCCTGGTGATGTTGTACCAGGTACAGTGTTCAGTATAGAGCCGCGCGGCGCTCTGATTGACATAGGTGCTAAAACCGCAGCTTACATCCCTATACAAGAAATGTCTATCAACCGGGTCGATGCCCCGGAAGAAGTCTTACAATCGAACGAAACGCGGGAATTTTTCATTCTCACTGACGAAAACGAAGATGGTCAACTAACCCTTTCGATTCGTCGCATTGAATACATGCGGGCTTGGGAACGTGTACGTCAGCTACAAGCAGAAGATGCTACCGTCCGTTCTGGTGTATTTGCTACCAACCGTGGTGGCGCATTGGTAAGAATCGAAGGATTGCGTGGCTTTATCCCCGGTTCTCACATCAGCACTCGCAAACCTAAAGAAGAATTGGTAGGCGAAGAACTACCGTTGAAATTCCTCGAAGTAGACGAAGAACGTAATCGCCTAGTTCTGTCTCACCGTCGGGCGTTGGTTGAACGCAAGATGAACCGTCTCGAAGTGGGTGAAGTAGTGATTGGTACAGTTCGCGGTATTAAGCCCTATGGTGCCTTTATCGATATCGGTGGCGTGAGCGGTCTACTGCACATCTCGGAGATTTCCCACGAACATATTGATACACCTCATAGCGTCTTCAATGTCAATGATGAAGTGAAAGTCATGATCATTGACTTAGATGCAGAAAGAGGTCGGATTTCCTTGTCAACCAAACAATTGGAACCCGAACCGGGTGACATGATTAAGAATCGCGATTTGGTCTATGATAAGGCAGAAGAAATGGCAGCTAAGTATCGCGAACAGCTGCTAGCTAAACAACAAGGTATTACTGCTGCGCCTGTTGAAGCCATAGCAGAGGAAGACATTCCATCAGCAACTGAAGAAGACATTCCATCAGCAACTGAAGAAGACATTCCATCAGCTATTGAAGAAGACATTCCCGTAGCTATTGAAGAATAA